In a genomic window of Alkalihalobacillus sp. TS-13:
- a CDS encoding zinc-binding dehydrogenase, protein MKAIVHTNPKGMEGMNVQSFESPVLKDDEVKVQLKAAGLNHRDLFVLHRHGEDEGPFVVGSDGAGIVTETGSSVTAVSVGDEVVINPGLGWQKNSPAPPEGFGILGYPSNGTFAEEVAVPANQVEPKPEHLSWEEAGVLPLAALTAYRALFTRGNLQEGDHLLLPGVGSGVITFILQYAKAVGAKVTVTSRSEEKRNQALKLGADHAIDSESNWDEAMKGEKADLVIESVGAATFQKSLEQVKPGGTVVTFGASAGDEVTINIRNFFYGQYNLLGSTMGSHEEFKEMLSFIKKYNIKPVMDRTFSLDEAHEAFKRLEDAKQFGKIGFTI, encoded by the coding sequence ATGAAAGCGATCGTACATACGAATCCAAAAGGCATGGAAGGTATGAATGTACAGTCATTCGAGTCTCCCGTTTTAAAAGATGATGAAGTGAAAGTCCAGTTGAAAGCTGCTGGCTTGAACCATCGGGATCTGTTCGTCCTACATCGACATGGAGAAGATGAAGGACCTTTTGTTGTCGGGTCAGATGGAGCAGGAATCGTAACGGAAACCGGTTCTAGTGTGACAGCCGTTTCCGTAGGAGATGAAGTTGTCATAAACCCTGGCCTTGGTTGGCAGAAAAATTCACCAGCCCCGCCAGAGGGATTCGGCATTTTAGGCTATCCTTCGAATGGGACGTTTGCTGAAGAAGTGGCAGTGCCAGCAAATCAGGTTGAGCCGAAGCCTGAACATCTGAGCTGGGAAGAAGCGGGGGTATTGCCGCTAGCTGCCTTAACGGCTTACCGAGCGCTCTTTACCAGAGGAAACCTTCAAGAAGGGGACCATCTGTTGCTCCCAGGAGTCGGGAGTGGCGTCATCACGTTCATTTTACAATATGCAAAAGCAGTCGGGGCGAAAGTCACTGTCACTTCCAGAAGCGAAGAAAAACGGAACCAGGCTTTAAAACTTGGGGCTGATCACGCAATAGACAGTGAATCAAACTGGGATGAAGCGATGAAAGGTGAAAAAGCCGATCTGGTGATTGAGAGTGTAGGTGCTGCAACGTTCCAGAAATCGCTTGAACAAGTGAAACCGGGGGGCACAGTTGTCACATTTGGGGCTTCAGCTGGAGATGAGGTAACGATCAACATCCGCAATTTCTTTTATGGCCAATACAATTTATTAGGGTCTACCATGGGGAGCCATGAAGAATTCAAAGAAATGCTCTCTTTTATCAAAAAATACAATATCAAACCTGTAATGGATCGAACATTTTCATTAGATGAGGCACACGAAGCGTTCAAAAGATTGGAAGACGCGAAACAGTTCGGAAAAATAGGATTCACGATTTGA
- a CDS encoding N-acetyltransferase, with protein MIRFQQMTNQEFQAFRDRSLNEYIENMRKNYDMPIEKATENATKQFDELLKDGLHTENQYLLHVVDDQTNENVGVIWYNYKEQERQVFIYEIWMDPDKRGKGYGTQTLDELHNKAKDLGANKVGLHVFGQNTGAIALYKKLGYEENSIVMTKKL; from the coding sequence ATGATTCGATTTCAACAGATGACAAATCAGGAGTTTCAAGCCTTTCGAGATCGTTCACTCAATGAGTATATTGAAAACATGAGGAAGAATTACGACATGCCGATTGAGAAGGCAACCGAAAATGCAACCAAACAATTCGATGAGTTATTAAAGGATGGCTTACATACGGAAAATCAATATCTCCTTCATGTCGTGGATGATCAGACAAATGAAAATGTCGGGGTGATCTGGTATAACTACAAGGAACAGGAGCGCCAGGTCTTTATCTATGAAATTTGGATGGATCCGGATAAGCGTGGTAAGGGTTATGGTACACAAACATTAGATGAACTGCATAATAAAGCGAAGGATTTAGGAGCGAATAAAGTCGGACTACACGTATTCGGTCAAAATACCGGAGCTATTGCACTTTACAAAAAACTCGGTTATGAAGAAAACAGCATCGTCATGACAAAGAAATTATAA
- the yfkAB gene encoding radical SAM/CxCxxxxC motif protein YfkAB, producing the protein MIKETHSPKITPENDPWEAYLDVTEHGQMVLSNIEFTTTTICNMRCEHCAVGYTLQPKDPDALPVDLMIRRLEEISHLRSISITGGEPMLSMKSVKNHVVPLLRYAHERGVRTQINSNLTLDLKRYELITPYLDVLHISHNYGSIEDFSEIGFAMMKKKPTNSQREHYFHRMVENAKALTSEGVIVSAETMLNKRTLPHLEAIHEQIVDMGCQRHEVHPMYPSDFASGLEAATLPEIRKGIHRLLDSRDRNTWMLFGTLPFYACSDKEEDLILLNRLYNEKNVTVRNDPDGRSRLNVNIFDGSVIVTDFGDAPPLGNIQEDRLQDIYARWMKSRLAQTVNCHCPAVQCLGPNILVKNAYYPEEDFTVKKANI; encoded by the coding sequence ATGATAAAAGAAACACATTCACCCAAAATCACACCGGAAAATGATCCGTGGGAGGCTTATCTGGATGTCACTGAACACGGGCAAATGGTGTTGAGCAATATTGAATTCACGACAACAACAATCTGCAACATGCGTTGTGAACATTGCGCAGTAGGCTATACATTACAGCCGAAAGACCCGGATGCACTTCCGGTCGATTTGATGATACGTCGGCTTGAAGAAATTTCTCACCTTCGTTCGATCAGTATTACGGGCGGCGAACCGATGCTCTCCATGAAATCCGTTAAAAACCATGTCGTTCCATTACTCCGTTATGCGCATGAAAGAGGCGTCAGGACCCAGATCAATTCGAACCTCACCCTTGATTTGAAACGGTATGAACTGATTACACCTTATTTAGATGTACTACATATTTCTCATAACTATGGTTCAATTGAGGATTTTAGCGAAATTGGATTTGCAATGATGAAGAAAAAGCCTACTAATTCTCAACGGGAGCACTACTTCCATCGGATGGTGGAAAATGCGAAAGCTCTCACAAGTGAAGGGGTGATTGTCTCTGCGGAAACAATGCTGAACAAACGGACTTTGCCCCATCTCGAAGCGATTCATGAACAGATCGTTGACATGGGCTGTCAGCGGCATGAAGTCCACCCTATGTACCCTAGTGATTTCGCGAGCGGTTTAGAGGCGGCGACGCTCCCTGAGATCCGTAAAGGCATCCATCGATTGCTGGATTCTCGGGACCGTAACACGTGGATGCTGTTCGGAACCCTCCCTTTTTACGCGTGCAGTGATAAGGAAGAGGACTTGATTCTGTTGAACCGGTTATACAACGAAAAGAATGTCACTGTCAGGAATGATCCCGATGGACGCTCCCGTCTGAATGTTAACATTTTCGACGGAAGTGTGATCGTCACTGATTTTGGTGACGCACCTCCACTCGGAAATATTCAGGAGGATCGCTTACAAGATATCTATGCCCGATGGATGAAAAGCAGGTTGGCTCAAACCGTCAATTGCCACTGCCCAGCCGTCCAATGCCTCGGACCTAACATTCTTGTAAAAAACGCATATTATCCAGAAGAAGACTTCACTGTTAAAAAAGCGAATATATAA
- a CDS encoding GNAT family N-acetyltransferase has protein sequence MDIRIFTSMPDERTLDQLCALHNLVFSSINGFLEELQTKHRPCILAVYDKETPIGYKIGYERKANHFYSWLGGVHPDQRGKGVGEELLIRQHDWCRKHGYKTIRTHTKNKWRSMLILNIKNGFDVIGTFTDEKGDPKIILEKQL, from the coding sequence ATGGACATCCGGATTTTTACAAGTATGCCTGATGAAAGGACACTTGATCAATTATGTGCGTTACACAATCTGGTGTTCAGCTCGATAAACGGCTTTCTTGAAGAACTGCAGACCAAGCACCGTCCCTGCATATTGGCGGTCTATGATAAGGAAACACCGATCGGTTATAAAATCGGGTATGAACGGAAGGCGAACCATTTTTATAGCTGGTTAGGTGGTGTTCATCCTGATCAGAGAGGTAAAGGTGTAGGCGAGGAACTTCTCATCCGTCAACATGACTGGTGTAGGAAGCACGGGTATAAGACGATCCGGACACATACAAAAAACAAGTGGCGGAGCATGCTGATTCTTAATATCAAAAACGGATTTGACGTTATCGGTACGTTTACGGATGAGAAAGGTGACCCGAAAATCATATTGGAAAAACAGTTGTAA
- a CDS encoding S66 peptidase family protein: MRIPNKLQAGDEVRVVAPSTSMSINQEENARHSIERLEEMGLRVTLGQHVNESDEFTSSSIQSRVKDLHDAFQDPNVKAILTFLGGYNVNQILRYLDYDLIHNNPKILCGYSDITALGTAIYTQSDLVTYSGPHFSTFGMKKGLEYTEDLFKKCLFAEEPYELYPADYWSDDPWFRDQENRTFNEQGPFDVLQEGEAEGTIIGGNLCTLNLLQGTEYMPSLKDKILFIEDDYLTQDLTFDRDLQSLLHLPDADKIKALVIGRFQPQSDISDETLRLIIERKAELKGIPVISNVNFGHTQPTSIFPIGGKARILANGQESKIEILEH; this comes from the coding sequence ATGAGAATTCCAAACAAACTACAGGCTGGTGATGAGGTAAGGGTAGTTGCCCCTTCTACCAGCATGAGTATCAACCAAGAGGAAAACGCACGACATTCCATTGAGAGATTAGAAGAAATGGGGCTGCGCGTCACATTAGGGCAACATGTCAATGAATCGGATGAATTCACTTCATCCAGCATCCAATCAAGAGTAAAGGATCTCCATGATGCTTTCCAAGATCCAAACGTGAAAGCGATCCTGACATTCCTTGGTGGTTATAATGTGAACCAAATCCTCCGTTATTTGGATTATGATTTGATCCATAACAATCCGAAAATCCTTTGTGGTTACTCGGATATCACTGCACTAGGTACGGCAATCTATACACAATCCGATCTGGTCACCTATTCAGGTCCGCATTTTTCGACATTCGGTATGAAAAAAGGTCTAGAGTACACAGAAGATCTATTCAAAAAGTGCTTATTTGCAGAAGAGCCGTATGAACTCTATCCAGCAGATTATTGGAGTGACGATCCATGGTTCAGAGATCAGGAGAATCGTACATTCAATGAGCAAGGTCCATTTGATGTGCTGCAGGAGGGTGAAGCGGAAGGGACGATCATTGGCGGAAACCTTTGTACGTTGAACCTTTTGCAGGGAACGGAGTATATGCCATCTTTAAAAGATAAAATTCTTTTCATTGAAGATGATTACTTGACTCAGGACCTGACTTTCGATCGTGATTTGCAGTCATTGCTGCACTTACCTGATGCGGATAAGATCAAAGCTCTCGTCATTGGCAGGTTCCAGCCGCAATCTGATATTTCGGATGAAACGCTGCGTTTGATCATCGAACGTAAAGCTGAATTGAAAGGTATCCCAGTTATTTCGAATGTGAACTTCGGTCATACTCAGCCTACATCAATTTTCCCGATAGGTGGGAAAGCTAGAATCCTAGCAAACGGCCAAGAGTCCAAAATCGAAATACTGGAGCACTGA
- a CDS encoding immune inhibitor A domain-containing protein: MMGISTLTYGTFSSPQHAEAEHIKESISKSYAGAPIDLGIANDERLIEMLKGSGKISKNATPAEAEKALKKYLKERSDNSKHVHHGEELHDEAKESKEKLVKDMKENGLKNGKGNKLGKAKKNKVDGVIEEEWNGGTRTDKVLALLIEYPDFPSSDIIPESTDMYYENYAKEHYTDMLFSDDGYEGPNGENLVSVKQYYEEQSGGSYSIEGEVAGWYKASKPAAAYGGNNSNDNDSDARGLVKEALMAAAADPNLDLSEYDQEDRYDLDGDGNYREPDGLIDHLMIVHSSVGEEAGGGQLGEDAIWSHRWNLGGVTALPGTEAEVPYWGGEMAAYDYTIEPADGAAGVFAHEYGHDLGLPDEYDTVYSGAGEAVAYWSIMSSGSWAGDIPGTEPTGFSAWSKEFLHSSMPGSNWLTGATVHADEVTSKGTEVLLDEAVTKGTNNDAVRIDLPDKETVVNTPASGDYEYFGGTGDEIDHQMVTEVDLTNATNATLDYDVWYNIESNWDFGMVQVSTDGGETWNSLSTPNTSSDIVEDGYPAIKENMPGYTGSSDGWVHETIDLSEYAGQNIQLQYRYMTDWGTTLDGMYVDNVSVTADGSEVVSDGAESEADAAFDLHGFKRDTGTFTSEHYYLLEWRSHNGVDEGLSHIRRGNSLMNYDDGLLVWYVDDSYDNNWTGVHPGEGFLGVVDADQKPIYWSDGAVGSTRYQIHDAAFSLDKSEKMFLDYSETLGVTMKDHHTKRNPLFNDSKNYLNPGLVDAGRNVPNYGLKFRVIGQSDDRTVGKVKIYK; the protein is encoded by the coding sequence ATGATGGGGATCAGTACGCTTACATATGGTACATTTTCATCACCTCAACACGCAGAAGCTGAGCATATCAAAGAAAGCATTTCAAAGTCTTATGCAGGAGCACCGATCGATCTCGGGATTGCAAATGATGAGAGATTGATAGAAATGCTTAAAGGAAGCGGAAAGATTTCAAAGAATGCGACACCTGCAGAAGCAGAAAAAGCATTGAAGAAATACTTGAAAGAGCGATCTGATAATTCAAAGCATGTGCATCATGGGGAAGAGCTTCATGATGAAGCAAAGGAATCAAAAGAAAAATTAGTGAAGGACATGAAAGAGAACGGGCTGAAAAATGGAAAAGGGAATAAATTAGGGAAAGCTAAAAAGAACAAAGTTGATGGAGTTATAGAAGAAGAATGGAATGGCGGGACACGGACTGACAAAGTACTTGCTCTATTAATCGAATATCCGGATTTCCCATCCTCTGACATCATCCCTGAAAGTACAGACATGTATTATGAGAATTATGCTAAAGAGCATTATACAGACATGCTGTTCAGTGACGATGGCTATGAAGGTCCGAATGGAGAGAACCTCGTATCCGTCAAACAATACTATGAAGAGCAATCTGGTGGAAGTTACTCAATAGAAGGTGAAGTTGCAGGCTGGTATAAAGCTTCTAAACCAGCTGCAGCATATGGTGGGAATAACAGTAATGATAACGACTCTGATGCTCGTGGACTAGTAAAAGAAGCACTGATGGCCGCAGCTGCAGATCCAAACTTGGATTTGAGTGAGTATGATCAGGAAGACCGTTATGATCTTGATGGTGACGGTAATTACCGTGAGCCAGATGGATTGATCGACCACCTGATGATCGTTCACTCCTCTGTTGGTGAAGAAGCAGGCGGCGGGCAACTAGGTGAAGACGCGATCTGGTCACACCGTTGGAACTTGGGCGGAGTTACAGCCCTCCCAGGTACTGAAGCTGAAGTCCCTTACTGGGGTGGAGAAATGGCGGCTTACGATTACACAATTGAGCCAGCAGACGGTGCAGCTGGTGTATTCGCACATGAATATGGACATGACTTAGGATTACCGGATGAATACGATACGGTCTATTCAGGTGCTGGTGAAGCCGTCGCTTATTGGTCCATCATGTCTAGTGGAAGCTGGGCAGGCGATATTCCAGGAACTGAGCCAACAGGATTTAGTGCATGGTCGAAAGAATTCTTGCATTCTTCAATGCCTGGAAGCAACTGGTTGACTGGTGCGACGGTCCATGCGGATGAGGTAACAAGCAAAGGGACTGAAGTGCTACTTGATGAAGCTGTCACAAAAGGTACAAATAATGATGCAGTACGCATCGACCTTCCTGACAAAGAGACCGTCGTCAATACCCCTGCAAGCGGTGACTATGAGTACTTTGGCGGCACAGGTGATGAAATCGACCATCAAATGGTTACTGAAGTAGATCTTACTAACGCTACGAATGCAACATTAGACTATGATGTTTGGTATAATATCGAATCGAATTGGGACTTTGGAATGGTACAGGTTTCAACTGATGGTGGAGAAACTTGGAATTCACTCTCGACACCAAACACTTCATCTGACATTGTTGAAGATGGTTATCCAGCAATCAAAGAAAACATGCCTGGATACACGGGATCTAGTGACGGTTGGGTGCACGAAACAATCGATTTAAGTGAGTACGCTGGACAAAACATCCAACTGCAATACCGTTATATGACAGACTGGGGCACTACCCTTGATGGAATGTATGTAGATAATGTTTCTGTCACTGCAGATGGTAGTGAGGTTGTATCTGATGGAGCAGAATCAGAAGCAGATGCAGCATTCGATCTACATGGATTCAAGCGAGATACAGGTACATTTACGTCAGAACACTACTATCTACTTGAATGGAGATCCCACAATGGCGTAGACGAAGGGCTTTCTCATATCCGTCGCGGCAACAGCTTGATGAACTATGATGATGGACTTCTTGTATGGTATGTGGATGATTCTTATGATAACAACTGGACAGGTGTCCATCCTGGTGAAGGATTCCTTGGTGTTGTCGATGCGGATCAGAAACCAATTTATTGGAGTGATGGAGCAGTAGGATCGACGCGCTATCAAATTCATGATGCAGCATTCAGCCTGGATAAGAGCGAGAAAATGTTCTTGGACTACTCTGAGACATTAGGTGTCACCATGAAAGACCATCATACAAAACGTAATCCATTGTTCAATGACAGCAAAAACTACCTGAACCCAGGATTAGTAGATGCTGGACGTAACGTGCCGAACTACGGTTTGAAATTCCGTGTAATCGGACAAAGCGATGATCGAACAGTCGGAAAAGTGAAAATTTATAAATAA